The Metabacillus sediminilitoris genome window below encodes:
- a CDS encoding phosphoglycerate dehydrogenase gives MKVVSTSPSFGMYSNEPIEYLNDHGIELVRISDGAPTSELFSELADADAVIVGYTEINQSLLEHSPNLKIVCKHGVGYDNIDLEATRRKSVWATNVPDGNKMAVADYVFGLFFSLARNIPQANTLTKDGEWPRIIGTEVYGKTLGVIGLGRIGKEVVRRAKGFDMNILAFEPYPDVAFAEENDVTFTELPELLIQSDFVTLHMPLNEQTKNLIGAEQLNIMKKTAYLINVSRGGMVDEDALYAGLSEKKIAGAAIDVFLKEPVTNHPLFTLPNFIATSHIAGYTYEAINNVGMTSVRNIVNVLVKGERPTQVVNQL, from the coding sequence ATGAAAGTAGTTTCTACTTCTCCGTCATTCGGCATGTATTCGAATGAGCCTATTGAGTACTTGAATGATCATGGAATTGAATTAGTCCGTATTTCTGATGGGGCGCCCACATCAGAATTGTTTTCCGAATTAGCGGATGCTGATGCTGTCATTGTAGGTTATACAGAAATAAACCAAAGCTTGTTAGAGCATTCTCCAAATTTGAAAATTGTCTGCAAGCATGGAGTGGGATACGACAATATTGACTTGGAAGCAACAAGAAGGAAAAGTGTCTGGGCAACAAATGTTCCAGATGGTAATAAAATGGCGGTTGCAGACTATGTTTTTGGCTTATTTTTTTCCTTGGCAAGAAATATCCCTCAAGCAAATACTTTGACAAAGGATGGCGAGTGGCCAAGGATAATTGGAACTGAGGTCTATGGGAAAACGTTAGGAGTTATCGGCCTTGGAAGAATCGGAAAAGAGGTCGTGCGCAGGGCAAAAGGATTTGACATGAACATCCTTGCCTTTGAACCTTATCCTGATGTAGCCTTTGCTGAAGAAAATGATGTGACATTTACTGAACTCCCAGAGCTGCTGATACAAAGTGACTTTGTAACCCTGCATATGCCATTGAATGAGCAAACGAAAAACCTCATTGGTGCAGAACAACTAAACATCATGAAAAAGACAGCCTATTTAATTAATGTTTCCCGCGGAGGGATGGTTGATGAAGATGCCCTTTATGCTGGGTTATCAGAAAAGAAGATTGCCGGGGCAGCTATCGATGTATTTTTAAAAGAGCCTGTGACAAACCATCCATTATTTACATTGCCAAACTTTATTGCTACCTCGCATATTGCAGGTTATACGTACGAAGCCATTAATAATGTGGGGATGACGAGTGTAAGAAATATTGTCAATGTACTTGTAAAGGGTGAAAGACCAACACAAGTAGTGAATCAACTTTAA
- a CDS encoding extracellular solute-binding protein, translating into MARLRKDVTDMGWKLAAYLLILVLLAACKSQSMISDPKQVQSLQNDEKTVITFWHTYNDKETELLELELIPAFEREHPNMRVESINFAFNNELKNTLIARASSNRGPDVVRLDIAWVPEFSLKGLLEPLNMFPGFQDIQSRFSPHAMAGGYYKKNYYSLPLNIYTKTAIFNRELLKRAGYSTPPHTMEEVIKIAHHHRLSIGLGGLEPWDTIPYIYSLGGAISDKNFNKASGYLNSQETIDAVEQLTLLYKEELINLPDQSGDDKNFERVKSGNILMTDEGPWFYSLLDKAELDRAQNLTIPVPFPHDNGPVSIIGGENLVIMKGSKRPAAAWTFMNWMTDKNAQLRMAQTGLMPTNLEAVKAMKIPKDSYLHSYKEATENAFLWPKVKNWSKIDEVYCEYLNKIFEGELSVKYGLDRAAAEIDELLADS; encoded by the coding sequence TTGGCTAGATTAAGAAAGGATGTTACCGATATGGGATGGAAGCTGGCAGCCTATTTACTGATTCTCGTATTGTTAGCAGCTTGTAAAAGTCAGTCGATGATTTCCGATCCAAAGCAGGTTCAATCGCTTCAAAATGATGAAAAAACAGTGATTACGTTTTGGCACACCTACAACGACAAAGAAACCGAGCTGTTAGAACTAGAGTTGATCCCTGCTTTTGAGCGTGAGCATCCGAACATGCGGGTCGAGTCGATCAACTTTGCTTTTAATAATGAATTAAAGAACACATTAATCGCACGTGCCTCTTCAAACAGAGGTCCAGATGTGGTCAGGCTTGATATTGCCTGGGTTCCTGAATTTTCACTTAAAGGGCTTCTCGAACCGTTAAACATGTTCCCAGGTTTTCAAGATATCCAAAGCAGGTTTTCTCCTCATGCGATGGCTGGAGGCTATTACAAAAAAAATTATTATTCTCTTCCGCTTAATATTTACACGAAGACTGCGATCTTTAACCGAGAACTTCTAAAACGAGCCGGCTATTCAACGCCTCCGCACACAATGGAAGAAGTGATAAAGATTGCACATCATCATCGCTTATCTATCGGACTTGGAGGATTGGAACCTTGGGATACGATTCCTTATATATACAGCCTTGGCGGGGCCATTTCCGATAAGAATTTCAACAAGGCTTCCGGATATTTAAATAGTCAAGAAACGATCGATGCTGTAGAGCAATTAACACTACTTTATAAAGAAGAACTTATTAATCTTCCTGATCAATCCGGTGATGACAAAAATTTTGAACGAGTAAAATCCGGAAATATCCTTATGACGGACGAAGGCCCCTGGTTCTACAGTCTATTAGATAAAGCAGAATTGGATCGTGCTCAAAACCTGACCATTCCAGTTCCGTTTCCACATGATAATGGACCTGTATCAATTATAGGCGGCGAAAACCTCGTGATTATGAAGGGCAGTAAACGACCAGCTGCGGCATGGACTTTCATGAACTGGATGACAGACAAGAATGCGCAGCTTCGCATGGCGCAAACTGGATTAATGCCAACAAACCTGGAGGCAGTCAAAGCTATGAAAATACCGAAAGATTCTTATCTTCATTCTTATAAGGAGGCTACGGAAAATGCTTTTTTATGGCCCAAAGTTAAGAACTGGAGTAAAATCGACGAAGTGTACTGTGAGTACTTGAATAAAATATTTGAAGGTGAATTGTCTGTTAAGTATGGTTTAGACCGTGCTGCAGCTGAAATAGACGAGTTATTAGCTGATTCTTGA
- a CDS encoding tripartite tricarboxylate transporter permease, with the protein MESFSLLLSGFETAMSWSNLLYCLIGVTIGMLVGVLPGLGPTTATAVLLPLTFGMGPISAIIMLSGIYYGAMYGGTITSVLINTPGESASVITCMDGHPLAKQGRAGAALGVAGIGSFIGGTFSILGLTFIGPPIAEFALKFGPPEFFALMVMGMIMVIGLMGQSLLRGLIAVLIGLTLAMIGMDPITGLDRFTFGQAKLMEGFDFVMIAMGLFGMSEILIGIENQGKTQKPPKVKGVFPRKEEWSPALKSIGRGTGLGFLTGLIPGTNSVIPAIMSYSLEKKLAKDPSRFGKGAIEGVAGPETANNSYCGGALIPLFTLGLPSSPTIAVLLGAFIMNGLTPGPALFQSNPDIVWAIIASMFIGNFLLLVMNLPLAGVWAKIAMVPAKLLYPIILLIAILGSYSVNNSLWDVGAMLVFGVIGYFFKKVDIPIAPIVLTFVLGGLMENSLLQSLAMFEGDVLGFFSRPIAGSVLVFSMVVFVFSLVSGFRKKKSMIASDIEM; encoded by the coding sequence ATGGAGTCATTTAGTCTATTATTATCTGGTTTTGAAACAGCTATGTCGTGGTCTAATCTATTATATTGTCTCATTGGTGTAACAATTGGAATGCTTGTCGGAGTATTGCCGGGACTTGGGCCAACAACTGCAACTGCTGTCCTTCTCCCGCTTACGTTTGGAATGGGACCTATTTCAGCTATTATCATGCTTTCTGGAATCTATTATGGTGCCATGTATGGAGGAACAATTACTTCTGTACTCATTAATACACCTGGGGAATCTGCCTCTGTCATAACTTGTATGGATGGACATCCACTAGCAAAACAGGGAAGGGCAGGTGCTGCATTAGGAGTTGCAGGCATTGGTTCCTTTATTGGTGGAACATTTTCTATTTTAGGCTTAACCTTTATTGGACCGCCAATTGCGGAGTTTGCGCTAAAATTTGGTCCGCCTGAATTTTTTGCATTGATGGTAATGGGGATGATTATGGTCATTGGGTTAATGGGTCAGTCTTTACTCCGCGGTCTCATTGCAGTATTAATTGGACTTACACTTGCCATGATCGGGATGGATCCGATTACAGGACTTGACCGATTTACGTTTGGGCAGGCGAAATTAATGGAAGGCTTTGATTTTGTCATGATTGCCATGGGGTTATTCGGAATGTCAGAAATATTAATCGGCATAGAAAATCAGGGCAAAACGCAAAAACCTCCAAAAGTGAAAGGCGTTTTTCCAAGGAAGGAAGAATGGTCACCCGCATTAAAATCAATTGGACGAGGGACGGGATTGGGATTTCTAACTGGATTGATTCCGGGAACGAACTCGGTAATACCTGCCATCATGTCTTACTCTTTGGAAAAAAAGCTTGCAAAAGATCCATCAAGATTTGGAAAGGGTGCCATTGAAGGTGTAGCTGGCCCGGAAACGGCAAACAATTCCTATTGCGGTGGTGCCTTAATACCTTTGTTTACACTTGGACTTCCTAGTTCGCCGACAATCGCTGTTTTACTAGGTGCTTTTATTATGAATGGTCTTACTCCAGGTCCTGCCCTGTTTCAATCTAATCCGGATATTGTCTGGGCCATTATTGCAAGTATGTTTATCGGTAATTTTTTACTTTTAGTTATGAATCTGCCTCTTGCAGGTGTTTGGGCTAAAATTGCAATGGTACCTGCGAAGCTATTGTATCCAATCATCCTGTTAATTGCGATTCTCGGTTCGTATAGTGTTAACAACAGTTTATGGGACGTTGGGGCAATGCTGGTATTTGGTGTAATCGGTTACTTTTTTAAAAAGGTTGATATCCCAATCGCGCCGATTGTTTTAACCTTTGTGTTAGGTGGTTTGATGGAAAACTCGCTGCTGCAATCACTTGCGATGTTCGAAGGTGATGTCCTTGGCTTCTTCAGCAGGCCAATTGCAGGCTCTGTCCTTGTGTTTTCCATGGTTGTTTTCGTGTTTAGTCTCGTATCTGGATTTAGAAAAAAGAAAAGCATGATTGCAAGTGATATTGAAATGTAA
- a CDS encoding tripartite tricarboxylate transporter TctB family protein → MKNAGVWVGCFIFVFALIIFSTALTYEYYGSIGPGPGLFPLWLSGALIVLSLLYIAESMFKHKISFSDILPRGKGLRNTILFILSFILFMIIVPATGFCIAGIIMLFIVLLPSYKWYLCLGISTTVTLFFFVVFYNLLKIPLPVNSLGW, encoded by the coding sequence ATGAAGAACGCAGGAGTTTGGGTGGGGTGTTTTATATTCGTTTTTGCCCTGATTATTTTTTCAACAGCGTTAACCTATGAATATTATGGATCGATTGGACCAGGTCCAGGTTTATTCCCTTTATGGTTAAGTGGGGCATTGATTGTTCTGTCACTATTATATATAGCAGAATCTATGTTCAAACATAAAATTAGTTTCAGCGATATTCTTCCCAGAGGAAAGGGTTTAAGAAATACCATCCTGTTCATCTTGTCGTTTATTTTGTTCATGATCATTGTTCCCGCAACTGGGTTTTGCATAGCAGGCATTATCATGTTGTTTATTGTCTTACTACCAAGTTATAAATGGTACCTCTGCCTTGGTATTTCTACCACTGTTACGTTATTCTTTTTCGTCGTGTTCTATAATTTGCTTAAAATACCGTTACCGGTAAATTCATTGGGATGGTAG
- a CDS encoding response regulator: MFRVLIVDDEPVIRKGITSFIDWEKEGIMVDDQYANGAEALSALEKQPYDILITDIKMPLLGGIELTKKALELYPWLKVILISNYSDFEYVKEGLKLGAVDYLLKLTLKKEDLLAVLRHCITMLNEERQKNSELNHYQQEAVYLERKRVEQEMKRLIVQEQTSFSSTEWAPSWLEHSYACVYLMLDGAEEWRENHGFLYMQFLLEEWQKMFYEQIEIGTAMIVAESSMFLIFPDLNGTEQQQFLQWKQFIEKEWDVSTSAGLVKEQGINSILKGFKNSFSACQRRFFEGLGGFYHMNGLENIRIDKKIHNWKPFFDMISNGDPTSSAIEYALKRWNGEALTSEHVKHEACSLLTGTYRLLGAEESMLPERHDLLFQTETIDQMVSLLVCQLEEIRSTLTPKLIDNGYDEDLIKKALEYIGARYTENITLQSVADIVHLSKSYFSLYFKKQTGRNFVDYLIDLRIREAKRLLVENENRIYDIAEAAGFKDVKYFSKVFKKVTGLTPMAYREKHQVSKIG; the protein is encoded by the coding sequence ATGTTTAGAGTTCTTATAGTGGATGATGAGCCTGTTATCCGGAAAGGAATTACATCCTTTATTGATTGGGAAAAGGAAGGAATAATGGTTGATGACCAATACGCAAACGGTGCCGAAGCCCTTTCTGCTCTTGAAAAACAACCGTATGATATTCTCATTACCGATATAAAAATGCCTTTGTTAGGCGGGATTGAACTTACAAAGAAAGCACTAGAGCTTTACCCATGGCTCAAAGTAATCCTGATCAGCAACTATAGTGACTTTGAATACGTAAAAGAAGGTCTTAAACTCGGCGCGGTCGATTATTTGTTAAAGCTAACTCTAAAAAAAGAAGATCTTCTTGCCGTCCTCAGGCACTGTATCACGATGCTAAACGAGGAACGGCAAAAGAATTCTGAATTGAATCACTATCAACAAGAAGCCGTCTATCTTGAAAGAAAACGTGTTGAACAGGAAATGAAAAGATTGATCGTGCAAGAGCAGACCTCCTTTTCTTCAACCGAGTGGGCGCCTTCATGGCTGGAACATTCGTACGCTTGTGTTTATCTTATGCTGGATGGTGCAGAGGAATGGAGGGAAAATCACGGCTTTCTCTATATGCAGTTCCTTTTGGAGGAATGGCAGAAAATGTTTTATGAGCAAATCGAGATTGGGACCGCAATGATTGTTGCCGAAAGCAGCATGTTTCTCATTTTTCCTGATCTTAATGGGACGGAGCAGCAGCAATTCCTTCAGTGGAAGCAGTTTATAGAAAAGGAATGGGACGTTTCAACATCGGCAGGTTTAGTAAAAGAGCAAGGTATAAACAGCATTCTTAAGGGATTTAAAAACAGTTTTTCAGCCTGCCAAAGACGTTTTTTTGAAGGATTAGGCGGTTTTTATCATATGAATGGGTTGGAAAATATAAGAATCGATAAAAAAATCCATAATTGGAAGCCATTCTTCGATATGATCAGCAATGGAGATCCAACATCATCCGCAATTGAATATGCGCTTAAACGCTGGAATGGCGAGGCCCTGACTTCAGAACATGTAAAGCATGAGGCGTGCAGCCTTCTCACAGGCACCTACCGATTGCTCGGTGCTGAAGAATCTATGCTCCCAGAGCGGCATGATTTGCTTTTCCAAACGGAGACAATTGATCAAATGGTATCCCTGCTGGTTTGCCAGCTAGAAGAAATCAGGTCTACGTTAACACCAAAACTGATTGATAATGGATATGACGAGGATTTAATAAAGAAAGCACTGGAATATATAGGTGCCCGTTATACCGAGAACATAACACTGCAGAGTGTAGCAGATATCGTGCATCTCAGTAAAAGTTATTTCAGTCTCTATTTCAAAAAACAAACAGGCCGAAATTTTGTCGATTATCTGATTGATCTGCGGATCAGGGAAGCGAAGCGCCTATTAGTGGAAAATGAAAATCGAATTTACGATATAGCTGAAGCTGCAGGCTTTAAAGACGTAAAATATTTCAGCAAAGTGTTTAAAAAGGTAACCGGATTAACCCCAATGGCTTACAGGGAAAAACACCAGGTGAGCAAGATTGGCTAG
- a CDS encoding cache domain-containing sensor histidine kinase: MKKNVRESTVQITKQTAESLSFILNVGIDTSDFISSDQNIQQAALQLNSNTSDEQRRNDQYINTLLNNYVYSNSFVKIVYVLKEEGSGWGSGTFSEARLKNIRLSDKEWVKEAKQKDGELVWQGLQYDDFNGGGINTDLILPVGRVLKDFDTLNNIGLVQVHLDGRSILNTIEHLKLGKTGKFFVVDKNGMIMIDANLDSINKKVENPDLYHHIVDNDAVEFEFEANNVPYYGVKQPLSNGWMLVGTVPIHEISGQLDRLQSWIVVSAGVFSLLAIGIGFFIAGRVTKPIRQLSQSMLQVQQGDLKARANVNSSDEIGFLSKQFNEMLFDIDNLMQQVETEQSEKHHAELRAVMHRVHPHFLFNTLSTLRWLIDSNQNERASLVLSALTHLLEANMGKSGSIIMVEEELDIIRKYLVILELRYEKTFHLVLDIEPGTERLLIPRMLLQPVVENAIFHGIVPKNTDGRISIKIHFDDGNLVFLINDDGLGISDDKVKELNDPVTAVEKGKIGIGLRHIFDTLSLYYGQSWEWSVSSGSKQGTTVRIILKNWELTQKN, from the coding sequence TTGAAGAAAAACGTGCGGGAGTCCACCGTTCAAATCACCAAACAGACGGCGGAGTCGCTCTCATTTATATTGAATGTTGGAATTGATACCTCTGATTTTATTAGCAGTGATCAGAACATCCAGCAAGCTGCCTTACAGTTAAATAGCAATACATCTGACGAACAAAGAAGAAATGACCAATACATTAATACGCTGCTGAATAATTATGTTTATTCCAACTCCTTCGTCAAAATTGTTTATGTGCTGAAAGAGGAAGGCAGTGGCTGGGGCAGCGGAACCTTTTCCGAAGCCAGACTTAAAAACATACGGCTATCAGACAAGGAATGGGTAAAGGAAGCCAAACAAAAAGACGGAGAATTGGTTTGGCAGGGGCTTCAGTATGACGATTTCAACGGAGGCGGAATTAATACAGACTTAATTCTTCCTGTCGGCAGGGTCTTGAAGGATTTTGACACGCTGAATAATATCGGACTGGTACAGGTTCATTTAGACGGACGGTCTATCCTAAATACAATTGAGCACTTAAAACTTGGGAAGACTGGGAAATTCTTCGTTGTCGATAAGAACGGAATGATCATGATTGATGCGAATTTAGACAGCATCAATAAGAAGGTAGAAAATCCTGATTTGTATCACCATATTGTTGATAATGATGCTGTTGAATTCGAATTTGAAGCGAATAACGTGCCATATTACGGTGTCAAGCAGCCGCTTAGCAATGGCTGGATGCTAGTAGGTACTGTTCCGATCCATGAGATCAGCGGACAATTGGATCGTCTCCAATCCTGGATCGTCGTTTCAGCCGGTGTTTTCTCCTTGCTTGCCATTGGGATTGGTTTTTTCATTGCCGGCAGAGTAACGAAGCCTATCAGACAACTGTCCCAGAGCATGCTTCAAGTTCAACAAGGTGATCTAAAAGCGAGAGCGAATGTAAATTCCTCAGATGAGATCGGCTTTTTGAGTAAGCAATTTAACGAAATGCTTTTTGACATCGACAATTTAATGCAGCAGGTGGAAACGGAACAGAGTGAAAAGCATCATGCTGAGCTTCGGGCTGTTATGCACCGGGTTCATCCCCACTTTCTCTTTAATACACTTAGCACCCTGCGCTGGCTTATTGATTCGAATCAAAACGAGCGCGCTTCTCTCGTGTTGTCGGCACTGACCCATCTATTGGAAGCAAATATGGGCAAAAGCGGCAGCATCATTATGGTTGAGGAGGAACTGGACATTATCCGAAAGTATTTGGTCATTTTGGAGCTTCGCTACGAAAAAACCTTCCATTTAGTGTTAGACATAGAACCAGGTACGGAAAGGCTCCTTATCCCCCGCATGCTGCTTCAGCCTGTGGTGGAAAATGCGATATTCCATGGCATTGTTCCGAAGAATACAGACGGACGAATCTCGATAAAGATTCATTTTGATGACGGGAATTTAGTATTTCTTATAAACGATGACGGCTTAGGCATCAGTGATGATAAAGTAAAAGAATTGAATGATCCGGTGACTGCTGTTGAAAAAGGAAAAATCGGCATCGGTTTACGTCATATCTTTGACACACTAAGTCTATATTACGGTCAAAGTTGGGAATGGTCGGTCTCCAGCGGGTCAAAACAAGGAACTACTGTGCGTATAATATTAAAAAATTGGGAGCTGACACAAAAAAATTAA
- a CDS encoding iron-containing alcohol dehydrogenase, giving the protein MNHFYQFFTANHIISGAHSLDQLSEHLHLVKRKIDSALIVAQPALQRLGFIDTLEKQLSEKGIKTFTINHVMPEPTIQNIEDIYQDIADKEFDLLIGIGGGSVLDATKLLSVLKTNDYSIRDLLGGNQIEKEGIPTILIPSTSGTGSEVTPNSIVTVPEEELKVGIVSKYFLPKLVILDPMLTISLPKSITAATGMDAFTHSLESYISNKANPMSDMFALESIRLISSSILEAYHHGSSIEAREKMLLGSMYGGMALTSAGTAAVHALAYPLGGKFNIPHGVANSMLLPHVMAFNMDVITEKLVEVSKAMGIDQAEESPEKLAEKVIEQIAEWTKELNIPQNLKEYGVDEQDIPHLAESALKVTRLLNNNPKSLTIDQMEKIYRILLP; this is encoded by the coding sequence ATGAATCATTTTTATCAATTTTTTACTGCGAATCACATTATCTCTGGAGCACATTCACTTGATCAGCTTTCGGAACATCTGCATCTTGTCAAAAGGAAAATCGATTCTGCTTTAATTGTGGCTCAACCAGCTCTTCAAAGATTAGGGTTCATTGATACATTAGAAAAGCAATTATCAGAAAAAGGGATTAAAACCTTTACGATCAATCATGTTATGCCTGAACCAACGATTCAAAATATTGAGGATATCTATCAGGATATCGCTGATAAAGAGTTTGATCTATTGATAGGAATTGGTGGTGGCAGTGTCCTTGATGCTACAAAACTTCTCTCTGTTTTAAAAACAAATGATTATTCCATTCGGGACCTTTTAGGCGGGAACCAAATTGAAAAAGAAGGGATTCCAACGATCTTAATTCCTTCTACTTCAGGAACAGGATCAGAGGTTACTCCAAATTCGATTGTTACAGTACCTGAAGAAGAGTTGAAAGTAGGAATCGTTAGTAAATACTTTCTTCCAAAGCTGGTTATCCTTGATCCGATGTTAACCATAAGTCTCCCGAAATCAATTACAGCAGCTACTGGCATGGATGCATTTACCCATTCTCTTGAATCCTATATTTCAAATAAAGCAAATCCAATGAGTGATATGTTTGCTTTAGAATCGATTAGACTTATCTCCTCAAGCATTCTAGAAGCCTATCATCATGGTTCATCGATTGAAGCAAGAGAAAAAATGCTCCTCGGTTCTATGTACGGCGGAATGGCATTAACAAGCGCAGGAACCGCGGCAGTTCATGCTTTGGCATATCCTTTGGGCGGCAAGTTTAACATTCCTCACGGTGTGGCAAATTCAATGTTGTTGCCGCATGTGATGGCATTTAATATGGATGTGATAACAGAAAAACTTGTTGAAGTAAGTAAAGCAATGGGAATCGATCAAGCGGAGGAATCCCCAGAAAAACTAGCTGAGAAGGTGATCGAACAAATCGCTGAATGGACAAAGGAATTGAATATTCCTCAAAATTTAAAGGAATATGGGGTCGATGAACAAGACATTCCTCATTTGGCTGAGTCGGCTTTAAAGGTAACTCGGTTATTAAATAACAATCCGAAGTCGCTGACGATTGACCAAATGGAGAAGATTTATCGTATATTATTGCCATAA